ATGCCAAGACTACAGCTGCTGTCAACAAACTCAGTTCCCACTCATAACGGGGCTTTGTGGTGACCTAGCCCTGCCGTCCTGGGTGGTGGTGATGAGGAGGGGCTACTGGGGAGGAAGGCTCCCCTGGTAGGTAAGCCTGGGGTCAGTGACCGGTGCTGTCTCCAAGTTCTTCAGCAGCTGGGCCAGCCAGTGTGAAGTGGACTTGTCATCCTGCAGGCAGCTTGCAAATGTGTTGTCCTTCAGCTGGTCTGGTAGGCACTGGCGCAGGGCTTCCCGAGCCCTGCAAGTTTTGCAGGAATACAGTAGGTGGGCTTAAGTCTAAAAGGGGCACTAAAACGCATTTCGTGTTTGTTCTCATTAAGCAGTAATGAGCCACTGTCCAAAAAACATTCCCCCACTTGCGTTTGCACTTCATCCCTGTCCTAGTGGCCTGGTAGTTTGAAGCATAAAATTTTTGTAAGCGAAGGCTCCACAAGCAATGGCGGCTAAAGCACCTCGAATTTCTTTAAATAGCCATACTTTTCTTGAAAACAACCCACAGCAATGCCACAAATGAAGCTGGATGACATGAATTACGGCTAATGCTGTAATACTAAAGTGTAGCTCTATGCTCACCTCCATACACTCTCGTAGGAGCCTGTTCTCATCACAATGTGCACCTTGCAAACACCGGCCCTCAGAAAGATGTCGGATTACACGAGGTCCAccagcgtgcacctaaatctaagtacaagtgTGTTTTTGCATTGTGCCCTCTTTGGAATGTGGCCAACATAGCAAAGAATAGAACCAGCAATTGAGCCATTGCGGCGCACACATTTAGTAAATTGCTAGCATGACGACACAAACCTTGGATTGTCAGACAGCCTCAGGTAGCACCGGACCACATGCTTTAGCAGCCGTGCAGTTTGTTCCTTGGCCAAAGACAGAACCATCTTGCCCTGCACAATATAACCACAACATTTCCACAAAGGCTTGGCAGTTGGCACACTAGCAAAAGCCACAGAAGGCACATGGATCGTAAACATAGAAATGAAAAAAGGCCTGTTATTGACTCAAAGCTACAACGAAAGGTCACAAAAGATTAACTTACCAGGATCATGGCCACATGAGAGAAACGTTCGTACGTCTGACAGATGTACGAAAGACCAGTCTCATCAACCAAAATCTTCTGCAGGATGAAAGTGGCAACCTGAAATATGGCACAAAAAGGAGAATCATCGCACTTTAGATACGCAGCAACTGTGTGAAACCTTCACAAGAATGTTACTACTGTATCCAATCACATATGGAAATTGCAGATCATGCATGGCAACAGAAAACCCCGTTTGCTAAAAGAGGCAGAAAATTTATGTACAGTTAAACCCCCCTAAACAAAATTTCGTTGCTGTGAAATTAGTACTAGAGCTGGCAACCAATTTTTCGGATGCCTCATTTTTCAGACATGCTCGATTATTCGGAACCAATGTGTAACAGTGACTGAAACTTCAGACACTGCACAGGTGTGTCTCAATTTTTCGGACCTGATCTGTGCAGACGATATCGGAAACATGGTAGCTGCTAACAAAGTTGCCACAATTCAGGCTCTAGGCCATAGTCTCATTTTCATTGTAGAGGCGAATCTTTGGCATTCCGAATACTGTACAGCAGCTGCAACGACAATTTCGTCGACTCAGCCCCAAACTACAATTTTCGTCACCGCCTCCCACGAAGCagcgctggttaggcctagctggTGGGTATTGCGGGCGTGGGAAGTTCATTCTTGAAAAGGTTTATGCCACTAGACCACATTAGCAATTCGGCATGAGAACATGCACACAGGCTGGACTGACAGCCACACTCATGAAGCAAAGCTTGGGTACACAGGCAATCAGCCGTCAACTACCGTGTATAGCTACGAAGTTTGTATGTTTACTGGTCGTAATGACTCCAGCTCGCTCGTGGGCAGAAAGCTCCAACTGAGTTTATGCAACACAGCCTCAACTGGCAGTGTCGCACAGTCAAGGGCATCAAGATCGAATGTTTGATACGTACCAGCTTCGCGTCGACGCATCACAAGCTGCGCGATGGGTGGACGCAAAATGCACCCGCAATTTTGATCAACCTCATCGTCATCACTATCAAACAATGGTGACTTGCATGCCCAGGCAGTGTGGTGAGAACGGGTAAttggcggcagtttctggtggaacCAATCCATGATTTAAACTTCGTAGACGTCTTTTTATGTGCTAAATTAAACAGAGTGTGACTTCCTGCACATAAATGAAATTTTCAGGCTTGGTACTCTATAAAAGTTCAATGAGACAGCATGACACATGAAAAAGTGCGTTTTGGCAAGAGCTATAGAGCTCTGACAAGAAAACGAGAATACTTCAATGTAGTGGAAATTTTCTGATGCGACGTTCATTGTAGtgaggttcaactgtatactatcattcactcattcattgtGCATTCACTCTTTATAAAAATAGAAAATCTCTTCAAGTACTCTCTTGGTGTGTGAATGTGGTTCAATCACAAAACCTTGGATACTATAAAGCTTCAACATTTAAAACCTGTTATGGTCAGCAGCTGCACAGCGAGTTGAAGCCGCCACAGTGCCAATCGTAAAAGGGGCACCTCACGACTACACTCAAATATCGCCGGCCCGCAAGGAGGCAGTGCgaaaacatgcacgcttgcagtcacggagggACGCACATGCgtgcaagcgtcggtctcgacaccaggggtgcacCGCCAAAAGGTGCGGAGGGCCCTTTCGCCACGCactcgcgtgccccgcaatattttgtggccgagtgtacatgaCGCAAGTCACAGGACAGACTGTAGACAGGCCCTGTGAAGGGTTGTTGGGAGCAAGGTACACGGTGAGTAGCAATATGCAAACTCAGCGTGAATGTGGGTACTACTAGGATTGAGCAGCGCACTTTCTTCACGTACAAGCTAACAGCATGAATGATGTTCTTTGCTCATGTGGCTTTTCAGCTCAGATTTCTTTGCAATATCTCCCAACAGCTTCGCTATTTCTTTGCATTATCCCAGTTACCCCTCTCGTATTGTCACTGCAATGCATCTGTGTACCGtgtgtggcatttgcatactCAGCCATGCTGCACTGAGATGTGCTCGGCTAGATAACTTCAGTTTTACAATTCAAGTTGCCTCGGGCTTCAAAGAGATTTTGCGAACATGTATCAGAAGCCTTACCGTCTTGGAGAGCTCACTGCCAGACTCCATGATCCGCAGGCAGAGCGGAATGATCTCTGTCGACAGGAGGAAGTTGATCACCTCTTGCTCATCAGTCTGATCGGAATAAAGCAGAAGCAATCGTGTGAGAAAAGCCAAAGAAAATGTAAACACGTTTGACCACTTTGCACCAACTCCGAACAAGAACAGAGCAACACATACGGTTTCACATCCCCAAACTAAGGCTTCAATAGCAGCAAGTAACCAGAAGTGGCAACGAGTCCAAACAGTGACCACAAAACCTGGATAACAGCACAGGCTGCCAATGCTTGGAGACTTCAAAACGTGCCAAGAAGCACTAAATGGTGAAGACAGAAGTCGGCCCCTGTCAACATTTCTTGTAATCGTACACATCAGTCTCAACAGTTGCTGCAGGGTGAAGGCTTTCCGACTATTTTTCTAGCCTGTCCTGCACTAACCCCAATGAACACACAGGTGCTAGTTTCCCGAATCCATGTCCAGCTCAAGAAATTGAATGTTTCCCATCCCTCAACTACACCTTAATTTCAGCCCACTTATTCAATTGAGTTCTTTTGCTTAAACAATACTTGTCAGCAATTACTGAAACGATGACTACTTTCAGAAATATCTTTACACTCAGAGCCATTGAGCACATGCCGAAAGCGCCGGACTGCAAAAAACTAGCTCACGAATCGCTGAGGGGCTTTCATGAAAAGCAGCAACTACTTAAGTCAAGGAGAAAGTTTAATGGAAGCTGAAGATGGACGGCTCTGCCACATGCAGGGCCTGCTGCTTCAGATGGGGTCGAGTTGAGGCTTAGGGCTGCACAAAGGTGCACCTGCTAACACAGCCGCAAATATCCAGCTGTCAGAGACACAAACTGCCAGTTCTTGCTGGAGACATGAACCATCTTTTGTTGCTATGCAAATTTAAGTGCTCACTTTTAGTGTTTTGCTGATGTTACATTTTTATTGCCATTTTTGAAAGGACAAAAGTGGCCAGAAAGACACTGCTGAAACTtcaaccaagtttcttgcaagcCTCACTCAATAAAGCACTTGAGCCCTCATATCAGGCCTTACCATTCTaacttttcttttattcattcaCCAAGGAACACTCCAGCTATTTCAGAGTACAAATGTCAGGCTCAAATGCCAGGCATTCGTGTTCTTGCAAGCATCTGGTATATAAGACAACACTACAGAAGAGCAAAACAGTTTCCTAAAAGCTTTTTCAACCACAATTCACAATGAACATTTTGACACATGCAATAGCAGGGCTTTCAATTACACCACATAATTCGAGTGACCTTTTTTGttgcctttttttgttttgttttttgtctaTGAAACTTCAATTGGAGAACTCCCATGCTCTCAAAAACTGTTTTAATTGACTGTTCGACACAGAGGGACAGGCACAAGG
This genomic stretch from Dermacentor silvarum isolate Dsil-2018 chromosome 2, BIME_Dsil_1.4, whole genome shotgun sequence harbors:
- the LOC119442152 gene encoding CCR4-NOT transcription complex subunit 9 isoform X2 is translated as MNPTVMMNVSQHSVMQSVDKEKIFQWIIELSNPETRENALLELSKKREVVPDLAPMLWNSFGTIAALLQEIINIYPAINPPTLTAHQSNRVCNALALLQCVASHPDTRTYFLAANIPLFLYPFLHTVSKTRPFEYLRLTSLGVIGALVKTDEQEVINFLLSTEIIPLCLRIMESGSELSKTVATFILQKILVDETGLSYICQTYERFSHVAMILGKMVLSLAKEQTARLLKHVVRCYLRLSDNPRAREALRQCLPDQLKDNTFASCLQDDKSTSHWLAQLLKNLETAPVTDPRLTYQGSLPPQ